The Oncorhynchus nerka isolate Pitt River linkage group LG24, Oner_Uvic_2.0, whole genome shotgun sequence genome has a window encoding:
- the LOC115107531 gene encoding creatine kinase B-type-like: protein MPFGNTHNKLKMNYSAEQEYPDLSQHNNHMAKVLTPEMYSNLRDKETPSGFTVDDVIQTGVDNPGHPFIMTVGCVAGDEETYEVFKELLDPVIEDRHGGYKPSDKHKTDLNPDNLVGGDDLDPNYVLSSRVRTGRSVRGFCLPPHCSRGERRAIENMAIESLASLDGDLNGQYYALKNMTDDEQQQLIDDHFLFDKPVSPLLLASGMGRDWPDGRGIWHNDGKTFLVWVNEEDHLRVISMQKGGNMKEVFHRFCTGLTKIESLFKDKGHEFMWNEHLGYVLTCPSNLGTGLRAGVHVKLPSVSKHEKFGEILKRLRLQKRGTGGVDTAAVGGVFDISNADRLGFSEVELVQMVVDGVKTLVEMEKRLEGGQSFDDLMPDQK, encoded by the exons ATGCCTTTCGGTAACACCCACAACAAGCTGAAGATGAACTACTCCGCGGAGCAGGAGTACCCCGACCTGAGCCAGCATAACAACCACATGGCCAAGGTGCTCACTCCAGAGATGTACTCCAACTTGCGGGACAAGGAAACTCCAAGTGGATTTACAGTGGATGATGTCATTCAAACTGGGGTTGATAACCCAG GCCACCCCTTCATCATGACAGTGGGCTGTGTGGCCGGAGACGAGGAGACGTACGAGGTGTTCAAGGAGCTGCTGGACCCTGTCATCGAAGATCGCCACGGTGGATACAAGCCCTCAGATAAACACAAGACCGACCTGAACCCAGACAACCTTGTG GGTGGGGATGACCTGGACCCCAACTACGTCCTGAGCTCTAGAGTGAGAACTGGTAGGAGCGTCCGCGGCTTCTGCCTCCCCCCACACTGCAGCCGTGGGGAGCGACGTGCCATTGAGAACATGGCCATCGAAA GTCTAGCATCACTGGATGGGGACCTCAATGGCCAGTATTACGCCCTGAAGAACATGACAGACGACGAGCAGCAACAGCTGATCGATGACCACTTCCTGTTCGACAAACCTGTTTCCCCCCTGCTGCTGGCTTCCGGGATGGGCCGAGACTGGCCCGATGGCAGGGGCATCTG GCACAACGATGGCAAGACCTTCCTGGTGTGGGTGAACGAGGAAGACCATCTACGGGTCATCTCTATGCAGAAGGGCGGCAACATGAAGGAGGTGTTCCACCGTTTCTGCACAGGCCTCACAAAG ATCGAGAGCCTGTTCAAGGACAAGGGTCATGAGTTCATGTGGAACGAGCACCTGGGTTACGTGCTCACCTGTCCCTCCAACCTGGGCACAGGGCTGCGCGCCGGCGTGCACGTCAAGCTGCCCAGCGTCAGCAAGCACGAGAAGTTCGGTGAGATCCTCAAGAGGTTGAGGCTGCAGAAGCGTGGCACAG GCGGCGTGGACACTGCAGCAGTAGGTGGCGTCTTCGACATCTCCAACGCCGATCGTTTGGGCTTCTCTGAGGTGGAGCTGGTGCAGATGGTTGTCGACGGCGTCAAGACCCTCGTCGAGATGGAGAAGCGTCTAGAGGGCGGCCAGTCCTTCGACGACCTGATGCCCGACCAGAAGTGA